The following are encoded in a window of Alphaproteobacteria bacterium genomic DNA:
- a CDS encoding DUF3299 domain-containing protein — protein sequence MPLKKSLFFSLILPHLIVNNLYGFSIEESNLVEERDLSQYVKEYSAYANSIEWELFAKTQELDECYVDEEGFDNCLVKPIYSDEITKLDNMSVTITGFMFPLEASDKLNNFLIGPFPLDCPFHYHIGPAKVIEVRSKKAISFSYDPITITGILKLDYNLETGVFYYLDSE from the coding sequence ATGCCACTTAAAAAAAGCCTATTTTTCAGTTTAATTTTACCACATTTAATTGTAAATAACCTTTATGGTTTCTCAATTGAAGAAAGTAATTTAGTTGAAGAAAGAGACCTCAGCCAATATGTAAAAGAATATAGCGCTTATGCTAATTCTATAGAGTGGGAGTTATTTGCTAAAACTCAAGAGCTTGATGAGTGTTATGTTGATGAAGAGGGCTTTGATAATTGCTTAGTCAAACCAATTTATAGCGACGAGATAACCAAATTGGACAACATGTCAGTAACTATTACTGGCTTTATGTTTCCTTTGGAGGCAAGTGACAAATTAAATAATTTTCTAATTGGACCTTTTCCTCTTGATTGCCCTTTTCATTACCATATTGGCCCCGCTAAAGTAATTGAAGTTAGAAGTAAAAAAGCAATTTCTTTTTCATATGATCCTATTACAATAACAGGAATATTAAAATTAGATTACAACTTAGAAACTGGTGTTTTTTATTATCTAGATAGCGAATGA